The DNA window GAAAACGGCCGGATCGTGCAGTTTGCCCGCCGCGGCCAGTTCCAGAAGTTCTTCGTCCGGCATGCTGCTCCACAGGTAATACGACAGCCGCGAGGCCAGCATGTAGTCGTCGAGCTGGTCGGGCGTTTCGTACAGGTACAGGAACTTGGGCGAGCAGAGGACGGCCTTGAGACCGACGCGGATCGCTTCCTCAAAACTTTCCCCCTGGGCCAGTTCCTCCTGGACGAGCGCGACGATCGGCTCGACATCGGCCGGTTCGGGCGGCCGGCGGAAAGCCCGCTGGGCGAAGCCGCCGATGATGGCGGGAATATCGGCCTGGGCCGGGTCCTCGGGCGGATGTCCGCCGAGGGCCAGGCGATGGCTGCGTTTGGGCCAGCCTTCGTGCAGGAACAGCGGGCCTTCCACTTCGATCGACTCGATCACGACGCCGGGGCCGAAGTACGGCTTCCCTTCCTTGCGGGCGTCGGCGAAGCCCCGGGAATGCTTTTTGCCGTTGTACCAGGTTGGCTTGATCGATTCGCCCGGGTTGAGGGTGATGACCGCTTCGATCTCGTGCGGGCCGCCTTCGGGCAGGTAGAACAGTCCCATCCGGCGAATCGTATCCTGGCGGGCCAGCTGGCCGACGACGACTTCGAGCTTGGCTTTTTCGTCTCCTGTGCGGATGCCATAGGCGCGGATTTTGACGCGGTACTTGCCGGAGACTTTGATCTGCAGTTCCCGATGGTTAAGCACCTGCCGGCTCCAGTAACTGTTGACGACCATGTGGCCGTTGTGCAGCTGGAAGCCGCCCGTGCCCAGAAGCTTGCGGTCTTCGGTGTAGCCCAGCTGTTCCTTGTCGTCGAAGAGTTCGTGCAGCAGTTCGGGCTTGGGGTCGAACCAAAGGGCACGGTCCAGGGCCTGCTCGGCGGCGGCGAGGTAGGACCGCATCAGCACGGGAGAGACGTTCAGCGCCTGGCCGATGTTGTCGAAGCCTTCGGCGACGGCGTCTTCGGGGAAAAAGTTGGCGCCGTCGAATTCAATGCCCAGCAGGTCGCGGAGGGTGTTGTTGTATTCGCTGCGGTTCAAACGTCGCATGATAACCTCTCCGCCGGTTCCTGCTTTGGCGGCGATCGCCTGGTCGAGATTCATGGCGATCCAGGAGACGGTTTGGTCGACCGATTTGGGGTCGGGCTGCGGCTTCGCTTCCGGGGGCGGCATTTCGCCCAGGTTCAGCCGGTTCATGACTTCCTCCCAGCGATCAGCGTCGACGCCTTCGGCCAGATCGCCGCGGAGCGTATCCACGCGGAACGATCCTTCGGCCTTCTCCGCCCCATGGCAGGAGAGGCAGTGGCGGTTCAAGAACGGCTGAATATGGTTCGGGAAGTCGGCGCCGGAAGCAGCAGAAACGGTCGCCAGCAGCAGGACCGGCAGGGAGCAGCACGCCCGCCACAGAGGGGCCCATGCTTTGCGGTGTTCAGGCCGCAGGCGGCAGCTGGCAATCATACGTTCGCACTCAGTTATCAGCAGGAAAAAAGGACGGGCTCGCAGTCAGGTGCGCCCTTCTATTATAGGCGACCTTCCCCGTTAGTTGCCATGGAATTAATTCTAACGGATCTTCACCTGTGCCTAATGGCGGCGCGTCTGCCAGACGGGTCCGGTTCGCCCACGGAAGGGGCCGCCAGGCCTCCTCGCGGTACATCGGGCCCGCGTGTCCGATCGGCCGTTTTTCGGTATCATGCAATCTGGGCGGCGCTGCCTGCAAAGGCGGCGGCAGCGGTCGCCCTGGCGAAGAACTGGCCGCCCTGGGGAAGCCTCTTGAAGACGCCCTTTGATGGAAGAGTTGGCGAATGACGCTGGAACGTGAGCTGCTGCATCCGCGTGATGAAATCATGCAGACGATGGACCGCATCTATCGGTATCGCATGACGACCACCTCGGGCGGGAACCTGTCGATCCGCGAGGATTCGGGCGACATCTGGATTTCTCCCGCCAGGGTCGACAAGGGGAATCTCACGCGGGCCGATGTCGTCTGCCTGCATGCGGACGGCGTGGTCGAGGGGCTGCATCCGCCCTCTTCAGAGTTCCC is part of the Lignipirellula cremea genome and encodes:
- a CDS encoding DUF1592 domain-containing protein; amino-acid sequence: MIASCRLRPEHRKAWAPLWRACCSLPVLLLATVSAASGADFPNHIQPFLNRHCLSCHGAEKAEGSFRVDTLRGDLAEGVDADRWEEVMNRLNLGEMPPPEAKPQPDPKSVDQTVSWIAMNLDQAIAAKAGTGGEVIMRRLNRSEYNNTLRDLLGIEFDGANFFPEDAVAEGFDNIGQALNVSPVLMRSYLAAAEQALDRALWFDPKPELLHELFDDKEQLGYTEDRKLLGTGGFQLHNGHMVVNSYWSRQVLNHRELQIKVSGKYRVKIRAYGIRTGDEKAKLEVVVGQLARQDTIRRMGLFYLPEGGPHEIEAVITLNPGESIKPTWYNGKKHSRGFADARKEGKPYFGPGVVIESIEVEGPLFLHEGWPKRSHRLALGGHPPEDPAQADIPAIIGGFAQRAFRRPPEPADVEPIVALVQEELAQGESFEEAIRVGLKAVLCSPKFLYLYETPDQLDDYMLASRLSYYLWSSMPDEELLELAAAGKLHDPAVFRAQARRLLADPRAVSFTRNFTGQWLDLRKLGEMKPDRNLYSKYNQELEDSMAQETPLFFREVLDHNLPVDQLIDSDFLMLDEVMARHYGIEGVEGGEFRRVPTPPDSHRGGLLAHASVLNVTSNGTTTSPVIRGAWVLERILGLTPPPPPPDVPIVVPDIRGAKTIREQLDKHRSVAACNSCHRKIDPLGFGLENFDVIGQWRTHYQVRRGPSGPGGWMADGALVDAADTLVTGESFTNADELKQVILLKKRTAFHRNLATRVLTYALGRRLEFADRAVVDTLTARLGGADYGLQDLVIDVALTEPFLRP